The following proteins are encoded in a genomic region of Spirosoma sp. SC4-14:
- a CDS encoding carbohydrate-binding protein, with the protein MKKRLLYFYIGAIVVGGALFTSGKNLNPSDYSLFTSLLQTTTISLPGRVEAENYTAMQGIQTETTADDGGGQNVGNIDDGDWMDYSVTVPANGVYTLRFRVANGWSDGAQFQLRNADGSVITTVNVPRTGGIQSWQTIGATAHLTAGTQTLRIYVVTGAWNLNWFEAAESRSILGKIEAETFDVSTDVRPETTSDDGGGQDIGYIDDNDWMDFNVSAPSAGVYTFQFRVANSYGNGLIEIRSESGSVLGSVDVPRTYGWQNWTTVSTTATLPAGSQVLRFYAVRGAWNFNWFNVSQGGVVLSPAVITFDALPDKTTDDGEYNLVATSTNAETPITFASSNPSVVSVSNASGIWKATVVSSGTATITASQAASTSFLAADDVSRQQVVNPSSIISPDKKIPIEAGRWYQLTNASNGLQGLFDGVTDVNVETGWGKVLPNYDAYYPLLTGESMSIESIRFYDFTGIFTDNPMTLSIITDQWQRIPIATFTGEQYAAWVGPYPNRSTTGNLQFKLDQPISNARYLVINTGGAFPTEMELYGSYTPSTIAQTPAPAKSVRLKDMLGVNAYEWNFEDGNSPWQINEAKMNIVKSFSGVRHYMDWNKLEANEGDYSYNPTLSGGWNYDAIYERCQAEGIEVLACLKTLPDWMVNTYPTDQRDAENVPVRYGKDFADPTSYIEQAKAAFQYIARYGSNTNIDPALLSVNTTPRWTGDTPNSIKIGLGLIKYIECDNERDKWWKGRKAYQTAREYAANLSAFYDGHKNTMGAGVGVKNADPTVKVVIGGLASASMGSDYIKGMIDWCKQYRGYKADGSVDLCWDVINYHMYTDNTSSSQSGGSTRGAAPEVTTVNQIAADFRKTAHLQSYDMPVWITEAGYDVNQQSPLRAIPIGTKSALETQGDWILRTALFYARQGIEKLFFYQLYDDNSSGGMFGTSGLANGDNLTRRPAADYLYQTNKLFGNYSYKQTINSDPIVDRYELDGKSAYVLVVPDEVGRTATYTLDLGTATQAQIYRPTVGSNDMTLEVVSTNQGQLQLTVTETPMFVVAGTTAPNARVATSVTEAKSLDEVIQIYPNPTADFVTIQLERSSSSPLNVNLFDAGSGRLHRQLSVSKTGGQFSTKMDLTHLPVGTYILEVKQDSDRVMRKVLKVE; encoded by the coding sequence ATGAAAAAACGTTTACTGTATTTTTATATCGGTGCTATAGTAGTCGGGGGGGCGTTGTTCACTTCTGGAAAAAATCTAAACCCATCCGACTATAGCCTATTCACATCGCTGCTTCAAACCACAACAATTTCGCTGCCTGGCCGCGTCGAAGCTGAAAATTATACTGCTATGCAGGGTATTCAGACCGAAACGACGGCTGACGATGGGGGTGGCCAAAATGTTGGTAATATCGACGACGGCGACTGGATGGATTATTCGGTAACGGTTCCGGCCAACGGGGTGTATACCCTTCGATTCAGAGTTGCCAATGGCTGGAGCGATGGTGCCCAGTTTCAGCTCCGAAACGCAGATGGTAGTGTTATCACCACAGTCAATGTGCCCCGCACAGGTGGCATTCAGAGCTGGCAAACAATTGGCGCTACGGCCCATCTGACAGCCGGTACACAAACGCTTCGTATCTACGTTGTAACGGGGGCCTGGAACTTAAACTGGTTCGAAGCAGCCGAAAGCCGTTCTATTTTAGGAAAAATTGAAGCCGAGACCTTCGATGTCAGCACCGATGTCCGGCCCGAAACCACTTCCGACGATGGCGGTGGCCAGGATATTGGCTACATCGATGATAATGACTGGATGGATTTCAATGTTAGTGCTCCATCGGCCGGGGTGTATACGTTTCAGTTTCGGGTGGCCAATAGCTATGGCAATGGCCTGATCGAAATTCGCTCAGAGTCGGGTTCTGTATTGGGCAGTGTGGATGTCCCCCGCACTTACGGCTGGCAAAACTGGACTACTGTTTCCACAACAGCTACCCTGCCTGCTGGTAGCCAGGTATTGCGTTTTTATGCCGTTCGGGGAGCCTGGAATTTCAACTGGTTCAACGTTTCGCAGGGCGGTGTTGTGCTGAGTCCGGCCGTTATTACGTTCGACGCCCTGCCCGACAAAACAACCGACGATGGTGAATACAACCTGGTAGCGACCAGTACCAATGCCGAAACACCGATTACGTTTGCATCGTCGAATCCATCGGTCGTTTCGGTATCCAACGCATCCGGAATCTGGAAAGCAACGGTTGTTAGCTCGGGCACAGCCACTATCACGGCTTCGCAGGCGGCTTCGACATCATTTCTGGCAGCCGACGATGTGTCTCGTCAGCAGGTCGTGAATCCGTCATCCATCATCTCGCCCGATAAAAAAATTCCGATTGAGGCTGGCCGCTGGTATCAGCTTACGAATGCGAGCAATGGGCTTCAGGGGCTGTTTGATGGCGTTACGGACGTGAATGTTGAAACAGGATGGGGTAAAGTGCTACCCAATTACGACGCCTACTATCCGCTACTGACCGGCGAGTCGATGAGCATTGAAAGCATTCGGTTCTACGATTTTACGGGCATTTTCACCGACAATCCGATGACGCTCTCGATCATTACCGATCAGTGGCAGCGGATTCCGATAGCCACATTCACGGGCGAACAATATGCGGCCTGGGTTGGTCCCTACCCCAACCGGTCGACAACGGGTAATTTACAGTTCAAACTCGATCAGCCGATCAGCAATGCCCGCTATCTGGTGATTAATACGGGTGGCGCTTTCCCAACCGAAATGGAGTTGTATGGCTCCTACACACCATCGACCATAGCGCAGACTCCGGCACCGGCCAAATCGGTCAGGCTGAAAGACATGCTGGGTGTGAATGCCTACGAATGGAACTTCGAAGATGGCAACTCGCCCTGGCAGATCAACGAAGCGAAGATGAACATCGTGAAAAGCTTCTCGGGTGTTCGGCACTACATGGACTGGAACAAGCTGGAAGCCAACGAAGGCGATTACTCCTACAATCCGACCCTGAGCGGTGGCTGGAACTACGACGCCATCTACGAACGCTGCCAAGCCGAAGGCATCGAGGTATTGGCCTGCCTGAAAACCCTGCCCGACTGGATGGTAAACACCTACCCTACCGACCAGCGCGATGCCGAAAACGTACCCGTTCGCTATGGTAAAGATTTTGCTGATCCAACGTCGTATATCGAACAGGCGAAAGCCGCTTTCCAGTACATTGCCCGCTATGGTAGCAATACCAATATCGATCCGGCTCTTCTTAGTGTTAACACAACCCCTCGCTGGACTGGCGATACGCCTAATTCAATTAAAATTGGGCTGGGACTCATCAAATACATCGAGTGCGACAACGAGCGCGACAAATGGTGGAAAGGCCGCAAAGCCTATCAGACTGCCCGCGAATATGCCGCTAACCTATCGGCATTTTATGATGGCCATAAAAACACAATGGGGGCCGGAGTTGGTGTAAAAAATGCCGACCCTACCGTGAAAGTAGTAATTGGAGGTCTGGCTTCAGCCTCGATGGGGTCCGATTATATAAAAGGGATGATCGACTGGTGCAAACAGTACCGGGGCTACAAAGCCGACGGTAGCGTTGACCTGTGCTGGGATGTGATCAACTACCATATGTATACCGATAATACCTCATCGTCGCAAAGTGGTGGTTCAACGCGGGGAGCCGCTCCCGAAGTGACCACCGTTAATCAGATTGCCGCCGATTTCCGGAAAACAGCTCACCTTCAGTCTTATGATATGCCGGTCTGGATTACTGAAGCCGGTTATGATGTAAACCAGCAAAGCCCCCTGCGCGCCATTCCCATCGGTACTAAATCGGCACTCGAAACCCAGGGCGACTGGATTTTGCGGACGGCCCTTTTCTATGCCCGCCAGGGTATCGAAAAACTGTTCTTCTATCAACTCTACGACGACAATTCGTCGGGGGGGATGTTTGGCACTTCGGGTTTGGCCAATGGCGATAACCTGACCCGTCGTCCAGCGGCCGATTATCTGTATCAGACCAATAAGCTCTTTGGCAACTACTCGTATAAACAAACAATCAACAGCGACCCAATTGTAGACCGGTACGAACTAGACGGCAAATCGGCGTATGTGCTGGTTGTACCGGATGAAGTGGGTCGAACGGCAACCTACACGCTTGATCTGGGAACGGCTACCCAGGCACAGATTTATCGGCCAACGGTAGGTAGCAACGACATGACGCTGGAAGTAGTCAGTACCAATCAGGGACAACTTCAGCTTACGGTTACCGAAACGCCAATGTTCGTGGTAGCAGGCACAACCGCACCCAATGCCCGTGTTGCTACATCTGTTACTGAAGCGAAATCTCTGGATGAAGTCATTCAGATTTATCCGAATCCAACGGCCGATTTTGTTACAATTCAGCTCGAACGGTCCAGCAGCAGTCCGCTCAACGTAAACCTGTTCGATGCGGGTTCGGGGCGGCTACACCGTCAACTGAGTGTATCGAAAACAGGAGGGCAATTCTCGACCAAAATGGACCTGACTCACCTACCCGTTGGCACCTATATTCTGGAAGTAAAACAGGACAGCGACCGCGTTATGCGCAAAGTGCTGAAGGTCGAATAG
- a CDS encoding CocE/NonD family hydrolase → MKNWLYGLLALALIQSAIAQTAPAPSYVRDNYQKFEYKIPMRDGTKLHTAVYVPKDASPAKKYPFLMQRTCYSVAPYGPDAYPGQIGPSGTLMRDKFIFVYQDVRGRWMSEGTWTNMTPTVTDQQEKAAARADAKKKGKAPARQSALAVDESSDTYDTIEWLLKNVPNNNGRVGQWGISYPGFYTIAGAVAAHPALKASSPQAPVSDFFFDDFHHNGAFIQAYIFTFPVFGVQHPHPTTEAWYNDQFIHTGTKDGFQWQYDLGPLKNADKYYSNNFYWQETVDHPNYDEFWQKRSIIPHLKNINHALMTVGGWFDAEDLYGPLNIYKTVEKNNPGTYNTIVMGPFGHGRWSRETGHTLHSNIYFGDSIATFYQRNIEAKFFDHFLKGPGDGKTGLPEAYLFNTGRNEWRTFDKWPAANAQTVPFYLASNGQLKTDNSGAGKGFSEFISDPMKPVPYTEDITTTQGFTPFNYMSEDQRFAGRRPDVLTFQTDVLTEDLTLGGEITAKLKVSTTGTDADWVVKLIDVYPPDEPNHPYMPNKNITLGNYQQMVRSEAMRGRFRNSFEKPEPFKPGEITDVTFRLQDVLHTFKKGHRVMIQVQSTWFPLIDRNPQKYVDNIFKANADDFQKATHRVYDNSVIEVQVLK, encoded by the coding sequence ATGAAAAACTGGCTATATGGCTTGCTTGCGCTTGCTCTTATTCAATCGGCCATTGCTCAGACAGCCCCCGCGCCCAGCTACGTTCGCGATAATTACCAGAAGTTCGAGTATAAAATTCCGATGCGCGACGGCACCAAACTACACACGGCCGTTTATGTTCCCAAAGATGCCTCGCCGGCGAAAAAATACCCATTTCTGATGCAGCGTACCTGCTACAGCGTGGCTCCCTATGGCCCTGATGCCTATCCGGGGCAGATAGGCCCGTCGGGAACGTTGATGCGCGATAAATTTATTTTCGTCTATCAGGATGTGCGCGGGCGCTGGATGTCGGAAGGCACCTGGACCAATATGACGCCAACCGTAACCGATCAGCAAGAAAAAGCCGCAGCACGGGCCGATGCCAAAAAGAAAGGCAAAGCCCCCGCCCGACAGTCGGCGCTGGCGGTCGATGAGAGTTCCGATACGTACGACACCATTGAATGGCTGCTCAAAAACGTTCCGAACAACAATGGTCGCGTTGGCCAGTGGGGAATCAGTTATCCCGGTTTTTATACCATTGCCGGAGCTGTTGCGGCTCACCCTGCCCTGAAAGCGTCGTCGCCACAGGCACCCGTGTCGGATTTCTTCTTCGACGATTTTCACCACAACGGAGCCTTTATTCAGGCGTATATTTTCACGTTTCCCGTTTTTGGGGTTCAGCACCCGCACCCAACTACCGAAGCCTGGTATAACGACCAGTTTATTCATACCGGCACCAAAGATGGTTTCCAGTGGCAGTATGATCTGGGACCGCTGAAAAATGCCGACAAATATTACAGCAATAACTTCTACTGGCAGGAAACGGTCGATCATCCGAACTATGACGAATTCTGGCAGAAACGCAGCATTATTCCGCATCTCAAAAACATCAACCATGCGCTTATGACCGTAGGGGGCTGGTTCGATGCCGAAGATCTGTACGGACCGCTGAACATCTATAAAACAGTCGAAAAAAATAATCCAGGCACCTACAATACAATCGTTATGGGCCCGTTTGGGCATGGTCGGTGGTCGCGTGAAACGGGTCATACATTGCATAGCAATATTTATTTTGGCGATAGCATTGCTACATTTTACCAGCGGAATATCGAAGCAAAATTCTTCGATCATTTTCTGAAAGGCCCCGGCGATGGCAAAACAGGTTTGCCCGAAGCTTATCTGTTCAATACCGGACGCAACGAATGGCGCACGTTCGATAAATGGCCTGCCGCCAATGCGCAGACCGTGCCGTTTTATCTGGCCAGCAATGGGCAGTTGAAAACCGATAACTCAGGTGCAGGGAAGGGCTTTTCGGAGTTTATCAGTGATCCCATGAAACCGGTTCCGTATACCGAAGACATTACGACGACGCAGGGTTTTACGCCGTTCAACTACATGTCGGAAGATCAGCGGTTTGCTGGCCGACGGCCCGATGTGCTGACATTTCAGACCGATGTGCTGACCGAAGACCTGACGCTGGGGGGCGAAATAACGGCTAAACTGAAAGTAAGTACAACAGGTACCGATGCCGACTGGGTTGTGAAGCTAATCGATGTGTATCCGCCCGACGAACCGAATCATCCGTATATGCCCAATAAAAATATTACACTGGGCAACTACCAGCAAATGGTTCGATCGGAGGCTATGCGCGGACGATTCCGTAATTCGTTTGAGAAGCCCGAACCGTTTAAGCCAGGTGAAATAACCGACGTTACGTTCCGGCTACAGGATGTGTTGCATACCTTCAAAAAAGGGCACCGGGTTATGATTCAGGTACAGAGCACCTGGTTCCCACTGATTGACCGGAATCCGCAAAAATACGTCGATAATATTTTTAAGGCCAATGCCGACGATTTTCAGAAAGCCACCCACCGCGTATACGACAACTCGGTGATTGAAGTACAGGTATTGAAATAA
- a CDS encoding helix-turn-helix transcriptional regulator has translation MKNRLKVERAEQNLSQNDLAERIGVSRQTINSIETGRYVPSTILALKLAQVFDKPVEHIFTLDETD, from the coding sequence ATGAAAAACCGACTGAAAGTTGAACGAGCCGAACAAAACCTATCGCAAAACGACCTGGCCGAACGGATTGGGGTCAGTCGCCAAACGATCAACTCCATTGAAACGGGCCGTTATGTTCCATCGACGATTCTGGCTCTCAAGCTGGCGCAGGTGTTTGACAAACCCGTAGAGCACATCTTTACGCTCGACGAAACTGATTAA
- a CDS encoding L-rhamnose mutarotase: protein MRYCFALDLKDDPKLIAEYEQYHKKLRPEIEASIRESGITEMEIYRIGKRLFMIMETDETFSFEAKAAADAANPKVQEWEALMWTYQQALPMAKPGEKWVLMDQIFKM, encoded by the coding sequence ATGCGATACTGTTTTGCTCTCGACCTTAAAGACGATCCGAAGCTGATTGCCGAGTACGAGCAATACCATAAAAAGCTCCGGCCCGAAATTGAAGCCAGCATCCGTGAGTCGGGCATTACCGAAATGGAGATTTACCGGATCGGTAAGCGTCTGTTCATGATCATGGAAACCGACGAAACATTTTCGTTCGAGGCAAAGGCTGCTGCCGATGCGGCAAATCCGAAGGTGCAGGAGTGGGAAGCGCTGATGTGGACGTATCAGCAGGCGCTGCCCATGGCCAAACCCGGCGAAAAATGGGTGCTTATGGATCAGATTTTTAAGATGTAG